The following are encoded in a window of Poecile atricapillus isolate bPoeAtr1 chromosome 3, bPoeAtr1.hap1, whole genome shotgun sequence genomic DNA:
- the B3GNT2 gene encoding N-acetyllactosaminide beta-1,3-N-acetylglucosaminyltransferase 2 produces the protein MSVGRRRLKLLGILMMVNIFIYVIVEVSKSGSQDKNAKGRVVIPRSNFWRKYTPQKAYWNKQQQKLELLYNPILSLLSNMTVEENLVSNLSALSSCDPDPLVHSEVSDFANLPDRFKDFLLYLRCRNYSLLIDQPNKCEQKPFLLLAIKSLIPHFDRRQAIRESWGKEIESGDVIVRRVFLLGQTPPEDNFPDLSHMIKFESDTHRDILLWNYRDTFFNLTLKEVLFLKWVSSSCANVQFIFKGDDDVFVNTNQILDYLKSLSKEKAKDLFIGDVIKDAGPHREKKLKYYIPESVYEGSYPPYAGGGGFLYSGDLALRLNNASDQVLLYPIDDVYTGMCLQKLGLAPEKHKGFKTFDIEEKYRNNICSYTNLMLVHSRKPQEMIKIWTRLQDPHLNC, from the coding sequence ATGAGTGTTGGACGCAGAAGATTAAAGCTGCTGGGAATTCTGATGATggtaaacatttttatttatgtgattGTGGAAGTCTCAAAGAGCGGCAGCCAAGACAAGAATGCAAAAGGCCGTGTTGTTATACCACGTAGCAACTTCTGGAGGAAATACACTCCTCAGAAAGCTTATTGGAACAAACAGCAACAGAAGCTTGAGCTGCTGTACAACCCAATTCTGTCCTTGCTGTCCAATATGACTGTGGAGGAGAACTTAGTTTCTAACCTCAGTGCTCTCAGTTCTTGTGACCCTGACCCCTTGGTGCACTCAGAGGTTAGTGACTTTGCAAACTTGCCAGACAGATTCAAAGACTTCCTCCTCTATTTGAGGTGTAGAAATTACTCATTGCTAATAGATCAGCCAAACAAGTGTGAACAGAaacctttcctgctgctggctaTTAAGTCACTTATACCCCATTTTGATAGAAGACAAGCAATTAGGGAATCCTGGGGCAAGGAAATAGAATCAGGGGATGTGATAGTCAGAAGGGTCTTCTTGCTTGGGCAGACCCCACCAGAGGATAATTTTCCTGACCTTTCACACATGATTAAATTTGAGAGTGACACCCACCGAGACATTCTCCTCTGGAACTACAGAGACACTTTCTTCAATCTGACTCTGAAAGAGGTGCTGTTTCTGAAGTGGGTCAGCAGCAGCTGCGCAAACGTCCAGTTTATTTTTAAGGGTGATGATGATGTTTTTGTGAATACCAATCAGATCCTGGATTACTTGAAGAGTTTATCAAAGGAAAAAGCCAAAGACTTATTTATAGGTGACGTGATCAAAGATGCTGGAcctcacagagagaaaaaattgaAGTACTACATCCCAGAAAGCGTTTATGAAGGTTCGTATCCCCCGTACGCAGGAGGCGGTGGGTTCCTGTACTCTGGTGATCTGGCACTAAGACTGAATAATGCATCTGACCAGGTACTCCTCTACCCTATTGATGATGTTTATACTGGAATGTGCCTTCAGAAGCTTGGGCTGGCtccagaaaaacacaaaggCTTCAAAACATTTGATATCgaagagaaatacagaaataacaTCTGTTCCTACACAAACTTAATGTTAGTGCACAGTAGAAAACCTCAAGAAATGATTAAGATTTGGACACGCTTGCAAGATCCACACTTAAATTGTTAA